From a region of the Streptomyces sp. NBC_01454 genome:
- a CDS encoding Asp23/Gls24 family envelope stress response protein, with amino-acid sequence MSESQQEVAPRTPTKRGGGDPATRGRTTIADGVVEKIAGLAARDVVGVHAMGSGLARTLGAVRDRVPGSGRSATATRGVKAEVGEVQTAVDLEIVVDYGVAIADVARSVRENVIAAVERMTGLEVVEVNIAVSDVKLPDEADDEDESEPRLQ; translated from the coding sequence ATGAGCGAGAGCCAGCAGGAAGTGGCACCCCGGACCCCGACCAAACGGGGCGGCGGCGACCCCGCCACCCGCGGGCGGACCACCATCGCCGACGGTGTCGTGGAGAAGATCGCCGGACTCGCGGCCCGGGACGTCGTCGGCGTGCACGCCATGGGCAGCGGCCTGGCCCGTACGCTCGGCGCCGTGCGCGACCGGGTGCCCGGCAGCGGCCGTTCCGCGACCGCCACCCGCGGGGTCAAGGCCGAGGTCGGCGAGGTGCAGACCGCGGTGGATCTGGAGATCGTGGTCGACTACGGCGTCGCCATCGCCGATGTCGCGCGGTCGGTGCGGGAGAACGTCATCGCAGCGGTGGAGCGGATGACGGGCCTGGAGGTCGTCGAGGTCAATATCGCGGTCAGCGATGTCAAGCTCCCCGACGAGGCGGATGACGAAGACGAATCCGAGCCGCGGCTCCAGTAG